The following proteins are encoded in a genomic region of Diadema setosum chromosome 10, eeDiaSeto1, whole genome shotgun sequence:
- the LOC140233987 gene encoding uncharacterized protein, whose product MENGDNFEIALQSKEGGRMLSETRLRQLLLVRIFRKRTQYGYCGTQSAALLMSARHFGELYKDTEKHSNCDVSDVPYLDTNLFSYEQTKTVVQHDELLKIGLTLDKMQSLLAAFGIPSRRFHADRSSVDEFRAQAMAALSHQDSSLAVLVNFEMTTMLDGKMKTCGHHSLLGAYHPNTDRFLLLDTSTFYSDRWLKPEEIFLMMDTMDTESGIKRGFLIVGSL is encoded by the coding sequence ATGGAAAATGGAGACAATTTCGAAATTGCTCTACAATCTAAGGAGGGAGGCCGTATGCTGAGTGAAACTCGTCTCCGCCAGTTGCTTCTCGTTCGCATTTTCCGTAAACGGACTCAATATGGATACTGTGGAACTCAATCGGCCGCCCTCCTCATGAGCGCCAGACACTTCGGAGAACTGTATAAAGATACCGAGAAACATTCAAATTGTGACGTCAGCGACGTCCCATACCTGGACACGAATTTGTTCTCCTATGAGCAAACGAAGACAGTGGTGCAACATGACGAGCTGCTGAAAATCGGCCTCACTCTCGACAAGATGCAGTCCCTCCTTGCCGCGTTCGGTATCCCGTCGAGGCGTTTTCATGCCGACAGGAGCAGCGTGGATGAATTCCGCGCACAGGCGATGGCCGCGCTTTCCCACCAAGATTCCAGCCTGGCCGTTCTCGTCAATTTCGAGATGACGACGATGTTGGACGGGAAGATGAAGACGTGCGGTCACCACAGTCTCTTGGGAGCTTACCATCCAAACACCGATCGCTTCCTGCTACTCGATACGTCCACATTTTACTCTGACAGGTGGCTGAAACCCGAGGAAATATTTCTAATGATGGACACCATGGATACCGAATCAGGAATTAAAAGGGGCTTTCTAATTGTAGGATCGTTGTAA